From Streptomyces sp. NBC_00690, a single genomic window includes:
- a CDS encoding cobalamin biosynthesis protein, whose translation MRTDRVFAYGAAAGLLADLLLGDPRRGHPVALFGRAAGAVEKALWRDHRGWGALYTTLCVGGATATAALASHATRRSPLLRIALTATATWTVVGGTSLGREARAVGAALAAGDIERARARLPHLCGRDPQYLDEQQIARAVVESVAENTSDAVVGALVWGAVAGVPGLVAFRAVNTLDAMVGHRSPRHRRFGWASARLDDVAGWPGARLTAALAAVTGESAPRALAAWRADAHRHPSPNAGPVEAAFAGALGVQLGGTLSYAGRIEHRPVLHSAGRQVELADIERAVRLSRRVGVLALGVGVMAHSLFQRAATPRRGRREDGET comes from the coding sequence ATGCGTACCGATCGTGTCTTCGCGTACGGGGCGGCTGCCGGACTCCTGGCTGATCTACTGCTCGGCGACCCGCGCCGAGGGCATCCCGTCGCCCTCTTCGGACGGGCCGCCGGCGCCGTCGAGAAGGCCCTGTGGCGTGACCACCGCGGCTGGGGAGCCCTGTACACGACGCTCTGCGTCGGTGGGGCCACCGCGACCGCCGCCCTGGCGTCCCATGCCACCCGTCGCAGTCCGCTGCTCCGCATCGCACTGACCGCGACCGCCACCTGGACCGTGGTCGGAGGGACATCACTGGGCCGGGAAGCGCGTGCCGTCGGTGCCGCGCTCGCGGCCGGTGACATCGAGCGGGCCCGGGCCCGGCTGCCACATCTGTGCGGACGTGACCCCCAGTACCTGGACGAGCAGCAGATCGCCCGGGCGGTCGTCGAGTCCGTCGCCGAGAACACCTCGGACGCGGTCGTGGGGGCCCTGGTGTGGGGCGCGGTCGCGGGCGTGCCCGGACTGGTCGCGTTCCGCGCGGTGAACACCCTGGACGCGATGGTGGGGCACCGGTCGCCCCGGCACCGACGGTTCGGCTGGGCCTCGGCCCGGCTCGACGATGTCGCCGGCTGGCCCGGAGCACGGCTGACGGCCGCTCTCGCCGCTGTCACGGGCGAGAGCGCCCCCCGGGCGCTCGCGGCCTGGCGGGCCGACGCCCATCGGCACCCCAGCCCCAACGCGGGACCCGTAGAAGCCGCGTTCGCCGGTGCGCTGGGAGTACAACTCGGCGGAACGCTCTCCTACGCCGGACGGATCGAGCACCGACCGGTCCTGCACTCGGCGGGCCGGCAGGTGGAGTTGGCCGACATCGAGCGTGCGGTACGGCTGTCACGACGGGTCGGAGTGTTGGCGCTCGGTGTGGGCGTGATGGCGCACTCGCTGTTCCAACGGGCGGCGACACCGCGGCGCGGGCGACGAGAAGACGGGGAGACCTGA
- a CDS encoding inorganic phosphate transporter: MEHITLLLAIVIVTALVFDFTNGFHDTANAMATTISTGAMKPKAAVAMSAVLNLVGAFLSVEVAKTISSGIVNESGITPEVIFAALVGAILWNLLTWLIGLPSSSSHALMGGLIGATIASVGVSGVNGGTVVTKVLIPAIAAPLVAGFAAYLASRLTYRLGRNTDPKSTAKGYRAGQIASAGLVSLAHGTNDAQKTMGVITLALVAGGVLVPGSNPPMWVIASAGIAIALGTYLGGWRIIRTMGKGLTDLQPQQGFAAQTSAASVILASSNLGFSLSTTHSCSGAVMGAGLGRKGGVVRWSTATRMFVAWGLTLPAAGLVAAGSEYVTKQGDWGVAVVATFLVASSAAIWFISRRQVVDHTNVNDTSEEGEPAGVVTTAIAAVTPPPAGTAMNNSLDDLKTTIPARNAATPEAGPASPAAV, encoded by the coding sequence ATGGAACACATCACGCTGCTGCTCGCGATTGTGATCGTGACGGCTCTCGTGTTCGATTTCACGAACGGTTTCCACGACACGGCCAATGCGATGGCGACGACCATCTCGACCGGCGCGATGAAGCCCAAGGCCGCGGTCGCCATGTCCGCGGTGCTCAACCTCGTCGGCGCGTTTCTTTCGGTGGAGGTCGCCAAAACGATCTCCAGCGGCATCGTCAACGAGTCAGGCATCACCCCCGAAGTGATCTTCGCGGCGCTCGTCGGCGCCATCCTCTGGAATCTGTTGACCTGGCTCATCGGTCTGCCGTCCAGCTCCTCGCACGCCCTCATGGGCGGTCTGATCGGTGCGACCATCGCGTCGGTCGGTGTCAGCGGAGTCAACGGCGGCACCGTGGTCACCAAGGTGCTCATCCCTGCGATCGCAGCCCCGCTGGTCGCCGGTTTCGCCGCCTACCTCGCGTCCCGGCTGACGTACCGCCTCGGCCGGAACACCGACCCGAAGTCCACCGCCAAGGGCTACCGCGCCGGCCAGATAGCCTCGGCCGGCCTCGTGTCCCTGGCCCACGGCACCAATGACGCCCAGAAGACCATGGGTGTCATCACCCTCGCGCTCGTCGCCGGTGGAGTGCTCGTCCCCGGCTCCAACCCCCCCATGTGGGTCATCGCCTCCGCGGGCATCGCCATCGCCCTCGGCACCTACCTCGGTGGCTGGCGCATCATCCGCACCATGGGCAAGGGCCTGACCGACCTCCAGCCGCAGCAGGGCTTCGCCGCCCAGACCAGTGCGGCCAGCGTCATCCTCGCCTCGTCGAACCTCGGCTTCTCCCTCTCCACCACCCACTCGTGCTCCGGCGCGGTGATGGGTGCCGGTCTGGGCCGCAAGGGCGGGGTGGTCCGCTGGTCGACCGCCACCCGGATGTTCGTGGCCTGGGGTCTGACCCTGCCGGCCGCCGGTCTGGTGGCCGCCGGTTCCGAGTACGTGACCAAGCAGGGCGACTGGGGCGTGGCGGTGGTCGCCACCTTCCTGGTCGCCTCGTCCGCCGCCATCTGGTTCATCTCCCGCCGCCAGGTCGTCGACCACACCAACGTCAACGACACGTCCGAGGAAGGCGAGCCCGCGGGCGTGGTCACCACGGCCATCGCGGCCGTCACCCCGCCGCCTGCCGGCACGGCGATGAACAACTCCCTGGACGACCTCAAGACGACCATCCCGGCCCGCAATGCCGCGACCCCCGAAGCCGGCCCCGCCAGCCCGGCCGCGGTGTAA